One stretch of Pyxidicoccus trucidator DNA includes these proteins:
- a CDS encoding DUF1318 domain-containing protein: MKHRGLLLLAALASSGCLSAPEIVMVDRATALEEQASGSFKDVELRLARAGMRPTPVPFTPNQLEEMGSPPTPLVENLGKTQADRVDELLRRHCVGEGRDGLLVDTRRSCQAGRLTADDVALVARVNRSRLQLWQWMRTVRPSVSEEALRRSWQQVHAEGVVCGGWVESADGTWGEKKC, encoded by the coding sequence ATGAAACACCGCGGGTTGCTGCTGCTTGCCGCCCTCGCCTCTTCCGGGTGCCTCAGCGCCCCGGAGATTGTCATGGTCGATCGCGCGACAGCGCTCGAAGAACAGGCCTCAGGCTCGTTCAAGGACGTGGAGCTGCGGCTCGCTCGCGCGGGCATGCGCCCGACGCCGGTGCCGTTCACGCCCAACCAACTGGAGGAGATGGGCTCCCCACCCACGCCGTTGGTCGAGAACCTTGGCAAGACCCAGGCGGACCGCGTCGACGAGCTGCTGCGGCGCCACTGCGTGGGCGAGGGGCGGGACGGGCTGCTGGTGGATACCCGGCGCAGCTGCCAGGCCGGGCGCTTGACGGCCGATGACGTGGCCCTCGTGGCACGGGTGAACCGGAGCCGGCTCCAGCTGTGGCAGTGGATGCGGACGGTCCGCCCCAGCGTGTCCGAAGAAGCGCTGCGCCGGAGCTGGCAACAGGTGCACGCGGAGGGTGTGGTCTGCGGAGGCTGGGTCGAGTCCGCTGACGGCACCTGGGGAGAGAAGAAGTGCTGA
- a CDS encoding PD40 domain-containing protein gives MLTPRGRCFIALAVLIASGARAQDDENEGGLRTLSRLTVGAGDHFLGQLVPAGNTLIFASNRNIATEIYSQDLDEGRERRLFDEGADVTWPRVSPDGKHLLYISFRNQASGQLCVRELPGAEGRRCLEAETSALQAEWIDASHIALVSRASIQGDLHLSRVSVKDELSASPLLERNLTSPTISPDGRWLVYVPIERSVQQVGPGFAARASAHLEAVRLDRPGEPPIPLALDLPGQTGQPVFALDGRSLYVVQFFTDSNGDGVIDASDSGVLFRVPFAAEREDAPQLAAASSPDQLTSVSWSCEYPAPAAESLIATCSRDQSLDVYQLPLDGQVPSTWDVPRLNEELGMAGRRADLLLLYRQRLLREARPKPRRLLMMRLSQLHLTFEDFGAAEFYARQMRSVDDPATAGLAEPLRILIDHRRAMKERDRGRMVEELSEAERQRMAALDPAAAPSPPSAVFQHVVRSELAEAAGDFTRARQELEAAQVTDTTTRAVLEAWFERADALYRKLDDREALVEAGRRLSMNKAFRDDDQLDFARAAVRALYRGRPYDEADAAMARALASAPAGSAYAFALELGRHVNALHDERPPRPVREALIAFYHRQEDPLRRRALVQDAVERAAGLGADGVLEALATVYVDDAPPGTEERRRAERLFRRTMMGRAYRRLGRQRLDEARADFDLVTQRTGNLESAVESMSLRLRADVSPEVVEKEVTTTSASMARPLAHFVKAYLTARQLPKLEDRAHHAQAVASAVKELRAAWKELKNQRAMHALYGSIQHEDFLRGHEPSAAERANRHYLIALDLVRNNVRYRAMLLGALGLLHTQVGNFHIALGYLEQRDKLPYVDNAAGLAVSLARARALLHVGREEEAAQAAEKALAMVDASPKLARFATLAVDRAALYNLAAGRFERALALYDRELPILEASPQDSEGLRNRLVVRLARCAAELGAGKTQRAVEDLDIVDRELATPAVQATLTGRHATPEHTQRSYRIIAAGLRANAETRLGHLDAAARALEQRRALFLEQFDETDRDEDIGAVTLAELRLAENAVDRHDTAQAARWLGKAIAHADTLMERTHAPVYAGQLNALWFAAQLHAEGNTQLPFDVPKRLAQAHRSLIDQRNPSWRSYLAWFEVYLALGANPQEEVRDALLLPAQP, from the coding sequence GTGCTGACGCCCCGTGGCCGGTGCTTCATCGCCCTGGCCGTGCTCATCGCGAGCGGCGCCCGGGCGCAGGACGACGAGAACGAGGGAGGACTGCGCACGCTCTCACGGCTCACCGTGGGCGCGGGAGATCACTTCCTGGGCCAGCTGGTGCCAGCCGGGAACACGCTCATCTTCGCGTCCAACCGCAACATCGCGACCGAGATCTACTCTCAGGACCTGGACGAGGGCCGCGAGCGCCGCCTCTTCGACGAAGGCGCCGACGTGACCTGGCCGCGCGTCAGTCCCGACGGCAAGCACCTGCTCTACATCTCGTTCCGAAACCAGGCCAGCGGCCAGCTCTGTGTGCGGGAGCTGCCCGGTGCGGAAGGCCGCCGCTGCCTCGAAGCAGAGACCAGCGCGCTGCAGGCGGAGTGGATTGATGCCTCGCATATCGCGCTGGTGAGCCGGGCGTCCATCCAGGGCGACCTGCACCTGTCCCGGGTCTCGGTGAAGGACGAGTTGAGCGCGAGCCCCCTGCTCGAGCGCAACCTGACCAGTCCCACCATCTCACCCGATGGGCGCTGGCTGGTGTACGTCCCCATTGAACGCTCCGTGCAGCAGGTAGGCCCCGGCTTCGCCGCGCGCGCCTCCGCCCATCTGGAGGCAGTCCGGCTGGATCGCCCCGGCGAGCCCCCCATACCGCTGGCGCTCGACCTTCCCGGGCAGACCGGCCAGCCGGTGTTCGCGCTCGATGGGCGCTCCCTGTACGTGGTGCAGTTCTTCACCGACTCCAATGGAGACGGAGTGATTGACGCCAGCGACAGCGGGGTGCTCTTCCGGGTGCCCTTCGCCGCCGAGCGCGAGGACGCTCCCCAACTGGCCGCCGCCTCCAGTCCAGACCAGCTCACCAGTGTGTCCTGGAGCTGCGAGTACCCGGCGCCCGCAGCCGAGTCACTCATCGCGACCTGTTCGCGAGACCAATCGCTGGATGTGTATCAGCTTCCGCTGGATGGCCAGGTTCCCAGCACCTGGGACGTGCCTCGTCTCAATGAAGAGCTGGGAATGGCCGGCAGGCGCGCGGACCTCCTCCTGCTCTATCGCCAGCGCCTGCTGCGCGAAGCCCGGCCCAAACCCCGCCGGCTGCTGATGATGCGCCTGAGCCAGCTCCACCTGACCTTCGAGGACTTCGGTGCGGCGGAGTTCTACGCCCGCCAGATGCGCTCGGTGGACGACCCCGCCACCGCGGGACTGGCGGAGCCGCTGCGGATCCTCATCGACCACCGGCGCGCCATGAAGGAGCGCGACCGCGGCCGCATGGTGGAGGAGCTGAGCGAGGCCGAACGGCAACGGATGGCCGCGCTGGACCCCGCCGCGGCTCCCAGCCCGCCCTCCGCCGTCTTCCAGCACGTGGTGCGCAGTGAGCTGGCGGAGGCCGCTGGCGACTTCACGCGGGCGCGTCAGGAGCTGGAGGCGGCCCAGGTGACCGACACCACGACGCGTGCGGTGCTGGAAGCCTGGTTCGAGCGAGCGGACGCGCTGTACCGCAAGCTCGACGACCGGGAGGCCCTGGTCGAAGCCGGCCGCCGGCTCTCCATGAACAAGGCCTTCCGTGACGACGACCAGCTCGACTTCGCGCGCGCCGCCGTCCGCGCCCTGTACCGGGGGCGCCCCTACGACGAGGCGGATGCCGCCATGGCCCGGGCGCTCGCCTCGGCGCCTGCCGGCTCGGCCTATGCGTTTGCCCTGGAGCTGGGCCGGCACGTCAACGCGTTGCACGACGAGCGCCCACCCCGCCCCGTCCGGGAGGCGTTGATTGCGTTCTACCATCGGCAGGAGGACCCCCTTCGCCGGCGCGCATTGGTGCAGGACGCCGTCGAGCGCGCGGCGGGCCTCGGCGCCGACGGCGTGCTGGAGGCGTTGGCGACGGTCTACGTCGACGACGCCCCGCCCGGCACCGAGGAGCGCCGCCGGGCAGAGCGGTTGTTTCGCCGCACGATGATGGGCCGCGCCTATCGCCGGTTGGGGAGGCAGCGCCTGGACGAAGCCCGCGCCGACTTCGACCTCGTGACGCAACGGACTGGCAACCTGGAGAGTGCTGTCGAATCCATGAGCCTGCGCCTGCGTGCCGACGTCAGCCCCGAGGTGGTGGAGAAGGAAGTCACCACCACCTCCGCGAGCATGGCCAGGCCGCTCGCACACTTCGTGAAGGCCTACCTCACGGCGCGCCAGCTGCCCAAGCTGGAGGACCGCGCCCATCATGCCCAGGCGGTGGCGTCGGCCGTGAAGGAGCTGCGGGCAGCGTGGAAGGAGCTCAAGAACCAGCGCGCGATGCATGCCCTCTATGGCTCCATCCAGCACGAGGACTTCCTCCGCGGCCACGAGCCCTCCGCCGCCGAGCGCGCCAACCGGCACTACCTGATTGCCCTGGACCTGGTGCGCAACAACGTCCGCTACCGGGCGATGCTCCTGGGCGCGTTGGGGCTGTTGCACACCCAGGTGGGCAACTTCCACATCGCCCTGGGCTACCTCGAGCAACGGGACAAGTTGCCCTACGTGGACAACGCAGCAGGGCTGGCGGTGTCCCTGGCCCGTGCCCGGGCGCTCCTGCACGTCGGCCGCGAGGAGGAGGCCGCGCAGGCGGCGGAGAAGGCCCTGGCCATGGTGGATGCCTCACCGAAGCTGGCCAGGTTCGCCACCCTGGCGGTGGATCGCGCGGCGCTCTACAACCTCGCCGCGGGCCGATTCGAGCGTGCGTTGGCGCTCTACGATCGCGAGCTGCCCATCCTGGAGGCGAGCCCCCAAGACTCGGAGGGGCTGCGCAACCGGCTGGTGGTACGGCTGGCCCGCTGCGCCGCGGAGCTGGGGGCGGGGAAGACGCAGCGAGCAGTGGAGGACCTGGACATCGTGGATCGCGAACTGGCGACTCCGGCGGTGCAGGCCACGCTGACCGGGCGGCACGCCACACCCGAGCACACTCAGCGCTCCTATCGCATCATCGCCGCGGGACTGCGCGCCAATGCGGAGACCCGACTCGGGCACCTGGACGCCGCCGCCCGCGCGCTCGAGCAGCGGCGGGCGCTGTTCCTGGAACAGTTCGACGAGACGGATCGCGATGAGGACATCGGCGCGGTGACGCTGGCGGAGCTGCGGCTGGCCGAGAATGCCGTGGACCGCCACGACACGGCGCAGGCGGCCCGCTGGTTGGGCAAGGCCATCGCCCACGCCGACACCCTGATGGAGCGCACCCACGCACCGGTCTATGCCGGTCAGCTGAATGCGCTCTGGTTCGCGGCGCAGCTGCACGCGGAAGGGAACACGCAGCTGCCTTTCGACGTGCCCAAGCGGCTGGCCCAGGCGCACCGCTCCCTCATCGACCAGCGCAATCCCTCCTGGCGTTCATATCTGGCGTGGTTCGAGGTCTATCTGGCGCTTGGCGCAAACCCGCAAGAAGAGGTCCGGGACGCACTGCTGCTGCCCGCCCAGCCCTGA
- a CDS encoding zinc-dependent metalloprotease, with product MFKRAAVLAVSCGAVLFGCGSEQLPENEEIVSNLIEAGFTANDIMVVDDAVYVGRDAHVTLEASREMLQPGTESAEQYRTTNLVSTSVTKICINPTSQFNSYTRLSQGLDAAIENYNSQGLSFTMVRGPATGCSANIAAKTTSGTGGSAGFPKGGKPYGTINIGTGLNTYSVDVNEHVITHELGHTIGFRHSDYYDRSISCGGSAANEGASNVGAIHIPGTPTTANVGGSIMNSCFRSSESGEWSSSDRTALNALY from the coding sequence ATGTTCAAGAGAGCGGCAGTCCTCGCGGTGAGCTGTGGCGCTGTGCTGTTTGGCTGCGGTAGCGAGCAGTTGCCCGAGAACGAGGAGATCGTCTCCAACCTGATCGAGGCGGGGTTCACGGCCAACGACATCATGGTCGTCGACGACGCCGTGTACGTGGGCCGCGACGCCCATGTGACGCTCGAGGCGTCCCGCGAGATGCTCCAGCCCGGCACGGAGAGCGCGGAGCAGTACAGGACGACCAACCTCGTCAGCACCAGCGTGACGAAGATCTGCATCAATCCCACCTCCCAGTTCAACAGCTACACCCGCCTCAGCCAGGGGCTCGATGCGGCCATCGAGAACTACAACAGCCAGGGGCTCTCCTTCACCATGGTGCGGGGACCGGCCACCGGCTGCAGCGCGAACATCGCCGCGAAGACCACGAGCGGCACCGGCGGCTCCGCTGGCTTCCCCAAGGGCGGCAAGCCCTACGGAACCATCAACATCGGCACCGGGCTGAACACCTACAGCGTTGACGTGAACGAGCACGTCATCACCCACGAGCTGGGCCACACCATCGGCTTCCGCCACTCGGACTACTACGACCGCTCCATCAGCTGCGGCGGCTCGGCCGCCAACGAAGGCGCCTCCAACGTGGGGGCCATCCACATCCCCGGGACGCCGACCACGGCCAATGTGGGCGGGTCGATCATGAACTCCTGCTTCCGGTCGTCCGAGAGCGGCGAGTGGAGCAGCTCTGACCGCACCGCGCTGAACGCCCTCTACTGA
- a CDS encoding ArsR/SmtB family transcription factor, with amino-acid sequence MHAFDVLGDPVRRRILELLAEGEHASGEIVAVVQREFGITQSAVSQHLKVLRESGFATVRVDGARRLYAMDAAPLAEVDAWLDRFRAFWTARLDALATEVARGKKKRGN; translated from the coding sequence ATGCATGCCTTCGACGTCCTTGGCGACCCGGTTCGCCGCCGCATCCTCGAGCTACTGGCGGAGGGCGAGCACGCCTCGGGCGAGATAGTGGCCGTGGTCCAGCGCGAGTTCGGCATCACCCAGTCGGCGGTCTCGCAGCACCTGAAGGTCCTGCGCGAGAGCGGCTTCGCCACGGTGCGGGTAGACGGGGCCCGGCGGCTCTACGCCATGGACGCTGCGCCCCTGGCGGAGGTGGACGCCTGGCTGGACCGTTTCCGCGCATTCTGGACGGCGCGGCTGGATGCCCTGGCCACCGAGGTCGCGCGGGGCAAGAAGAAGCGGGGCAACTGA
- a CDS encoding SRPBCC family protein, with amino-acid sequence MLHRAIGAEVREFVERAHEGKPARVVVASRLYRTDAEDLWDALTNAERIPRWFLPVEGELRLGGRYQLKDNAGGSITRCDPPTAFDVTWEFGGGMSWVNVRLAREGEGTRLTLEHIVHAADIDAHWTQFGPGAAGVGWDLGFLGLGRHVENGDSVPPEANPDWMASEEARGFMRASAEAWAAAHVAAGEAPEVARGMAERTAAFYTGG; translated from the coding sequence ATGCTGCACAGAGCGATTGGCGCCGAGGTGCGCGAGTTCGTCGAGCGCGCGCACGAGGGCAAGCCGGCCCGCGTGGTGGTTGCCAGCCGTCTCTACCGCACCGATGCCGAGGACCTGTGGGATGCCCTCACCAACGCCGAGCGCATCCCACGCTGGTTCCTGCCCGTCGAGGGCGAGCTCCGTCTGGGCGGTCGATATCAGCTCAAGGACAACGCCGGCGGGAGCATCACTCGCTGCGACCCGCCCACGGCCTTCGACGTGACCTGGGAGTTCGGCGGCGGCATGAGCTGGGTGAACGTCCGCCTGGCACGGGAAGGCGAGGGCACGAGGCTGACGCTCGAGCACATCGTGCACGCCGCCGACATCGATGCGCACTGGACCCAATTCGGTCCCGGCGCCGCGGGCGTGGGCTGGGACCTGGGCTTTCTGGGCCTGGGCCGCCACGTCGAAAACGGCGATTCCGTCCCCCCGGAAGCCAACCCCGACTGGATGGCCTCTGAGGAGGCCAGGGGCTTCATGCGTGCGAGCGCCGAGGCCTGGGCCGCGGCCCACGTGGCGGCCGGCGAGGCCCCGGAAGTGGCCCGCGGGATGGCCGAGCGCACGGCTGCGTTCTATACAGGAGGCTGA
- a CDS encoding carboxypeptidase-like regulatory domain-containing protein codes for MKPVARAVLCGLLLLAVPTVALAEAGTGSSVLTGTVIDSESRLPVAEVVVVATSPALPDERTAVTDARGNYLIPRLPPGGYTLRFERELYVSHVRADIQLREKRTLRVTAELVLEARREEAAYLGLQPITDVGATSTSVTVDEEFLRRIAMARPSLEEDAPCTPCESSFVCAWCEAGGAPRRSLQGEPGF; via the coding sequence ATGAAACCTGTCGCTCGCGCCGTGCTGTGCGGTCTCCTGTTGCTGGCCGTCCCCACCGTTGCGCTGGCGGAGGCCGGCACCGGGTCGAGTGTCCTCACCGGAACGGTCATCGACAGCGAGAGCCGGCTGCCCGTCGCCGAGGTCGTCGTGGTCGCGACCTCGCCCGCTCTTCCGGATGAGCGGACGGCGGTAACGGATGCGAGGGGGAACTACCTCATTCCCAGACTGCCACCGGGTGGCTACACGCTCCGATTCGAAAGGGAGCTGTATGTGTCTCACGTCCGGGCGGACATCCAGCTGCGCGAGAAGCGCACGCTCCGCGTCACGGCGGAGCTGGTTCTCGAGGCACGCAGGGAAGAGGCCGCCTACTTGGGCCTCCAGCCCATCACCGACGTGGGCGCCACGAGCACAAGTGTCACCGTGGACGAGGAGTTCCTCCGGCGCATTGCCATGGCACGGCCCTCCCTGGAGGAGGATGCGCCATGCACACCCTGTGAGTCGAGCTTCGTCTGCGCCTGGTGTGAGGCAGGCGGCGCGCCGCGCAGGTCCCTCCAGGGTGAGCCGGGATTCTGA
- a CDS encoding ATP-binding protein, whose translation MDRLFLRVYLHIFAGVLLAGLTAQAFVIPRINAQLARNIEASFAVPVALMAEMFEERYSQYHDFGGPAERASKRFGVPVAIIPRAEALLGDAAFGRLDGGEVVRAGPVFESVLYARIEGTGHVLQVGPLPLMFPLGGARGAALFLLFVGGLSLGVFALLRPVRRQLLDLRRTAEALGKGELDARAVVGSRDVIGALSTALNHMGEELQRSIAMREELLHITSHELRAPTQRLHFGLALAREAVEPDEREHAFERVERSLEELEQLIDELLSYVRLKGRRAPAGAAVDVRPVLAALCETLTIVPGRAAIVAPVPCAEPLVVRVEARLVERATSNLILNALRYASSRVQISLTREGRAIHIHVDDDGPGIPLAERERIFEPFHRLDDGRTEESPGFGLGLAIVRRIAEVHGGSVAALGSELGGARFTLSFPV comes from the coding sequence GTGGACAGGCTCTTCCTCCGCGTCTATCTCCACATCTTCGCGGGTGTGCTGCTCGCCGGCCTCACCGCCCAGGCGTTCGTCATCCCTCGTATCAACGCGCAGCTCGCGCGGAACATCGAAGCCAGCTTCGCGGTGCCGGTCGCGTTGATGGCCGAGATGTTCGAAGAGCGCTACAGCCAGTACCACGACTTTGGAGGTCCCGCCGAGCGGGCGTCGAAGCGCTTCGGGGTGCCCGTCGCAATCATCCCCCGGGCGGAAGCACTGCTCGGCGACGCCGCTTTCGGACGCCTCGATGGCGGGGAGGTCGTGCGGGCGGGCCCCGTGTTCGAGTCCGTACTCTATGCGCGCATCGAAGGGACCGGGCACGTCCTTCAGGTAGGGCCCTTGCCCCTCATGTTCCCGCTTGGCGGCGCGCGCGGCGCCGCGCTCTTCCTCCTCTTCGTAGGAGGGCTCTCACTCGGCGTCTTCGCGCTCCTGCGCCCCGTCCGCCGGCAGCTCCTGGACTTGCGGCGAACGGCCGAGGCGCTCGGGAAGGGGGAGCTCGACGCGCGGGCCGTGGTTGGCTCACGCGACGTCATTGGTGCGCTCTCGACGGCGCTGAACCACATGGGCGAAGAGCTCCAGCGCTCGATTGCCATGCGAGAAGAGCTCCTCCACATCACGTCGCACGAGCTCCGAGCCCCGACCCAGCGGTTGCACTTCGGCCTTGCGCTCGCGCGCGAAGCGGTCGAGCCCGACGAGCGCGAACACGCGTTCGAGCGGGTGGAGCGCAGTCTCGAGGAACTCGAGCAGCTCATCGATGAGCTGCTCTCCTACGTGCGGTTGAAGGGGCGCCGCGCACCGGCCGGGGCTGCGGTGGACGTGCGCCCGGTCCTCGCCGCGCTCTGCGAGACTCTCACCATCGTGCCTGGAAGGGCGGCAATTGTCGCCCCTGTGCCCTGCGCGGAGCCGCTCGTCGTTCGCGTCGAAGCCCGGCTCGTCGAGCGCGCGACGTCGAACTTGATACTGAACGCCTTGAGGTATGCGAGTTCACGGGTCCAGATCAGCCTGACCCGAGAGGGCCGCGCGATTCACATCCACGTCGACGACGATGGGCCGGGAATTCCGCTCGCGGAGCGGGAGCGGATCTTCGAGCCGTTCCACCGCCTCGACGACGGGCGTACAGAGGAGAGCCCAGGCTTCGGGCTTGGCCTCGCGATTGTCCGCCGTATCGCGGAAGTGCACGGCGGGAGCGTCGCCGCCCTCGGCTCGGAGCTCGGCGGAGCACGGTTCACGTTGTCCTTCCCGGTGTGA
- a CDS encoding response regulator transcription factor, whose product MEKKSQTSTSAPSVFIVDDDRALTAMIADYLRLHGFSAESEGSGERAVTRILATRPDLVVLDVMLPGKDGFAVCRELRGAYPGPILMLTGRGAEVDEVVGLESGADDYLPKPVRPRVLLARLRALLRRTSTPPQPDGTPLRVGELTVDSTRRTAWLRGKELDLTSGELDVLLLLMAHAGQVVSRQLMYQRLRGVEQDDIDRSVDLRVSRLRHKLREASGEADAIKTVRGVGYLYTVS is encoded by the coding sequence ATGGAGAAGAAGAGTCAGACATCCACGTCGGCACCGAGCGTCTTCATCGTGGACGACGACCGGGCACTCACGGCAATGATTGCCGACTACCTGCGACTGCACGGTTTCAGCGCCGAGAGCGAAGGCAGCGGCGAACGCGCGGTGACGCGGATCCTCGCCACGCGGCCCGACCTCGTGGTGCTCGATGTGATGCTCCCCGGCAAGGATGGCTTCGCAGTCTGCCGTGAGCTGCGCGGCGCCTATCCGGGCCCGATCCTCATGCTGACCGGACGTGGCGCCGAGGTGGACGAGGTCGTGGGTCTGGAGAGCGGCGCCGACGACTACCTGCCGAAGCCGGTCCGTCCCCGCGTGCTCCTTGCTCGGCTGCGCGCGCTCCTGCGCCGCACGAGCACGCCCCCCCAGCCGGATGGCACGCCCCTTCGCGTCGGCGAGCTCACGGTCGACTCCACACGGCGGACAGCCTGGCTGCGTGGGAAGGAGCTCGACCTGACCTCTGGCGAACTCGACGTGCTCCTCCTGCTCATGGCCCATGCGGGACAGGTCGTGAGCCGGCAGCTCATGTACCAGCGGCTCCGGGGCGTGGAGCAGGACGACATCGATCGCTCCGTCGACCTCAGGGTCTCCCGGCTTCGCCACAAGCTGCGCGAAGCCTCCGGCGAGGCGGATGCCATCAAGACGGTCCGCGGGGTCGGTTACCTCTACACAGTGAGCTGA
- a CDS encoding MFS transporter, giving the protein MSSGLRLLLAAGAGLSVASIYYSQSMLGVMGATIGASDTAVGFVPTLTQLGYALGILLLTPLGDRFDRRRIILIKAALLSGVLLLGSVAPGIGLLLAVSFAIGLTATLAQDIVPAAATLAPERERGKVVGTVMTGLLLGILLSRVISGVVAEHFGWRAMYLMASASVALIGVAAWRGLPRFRPTSTLSYGALLGSLTRLWSRHGALRRAALAQGLLSVGFSAFWSTLAVMLHGAPFHLGSAAAGAFGLAGAAGALGAPVAGRIADRFGPEVVTRLGAGLTALSFATLFASPWLEPNARLWLLAASAIGFDLGVQMTLVAHQTIVFGIDPAARSRLNAVLFVGMFIGMSIGAASGSLVLARWGWVAVTLLATASALAALLVRLLPGARTAR; this is encoded by the coding sequence TTGTCGAGCGGTCTGCGCCTGCTGCTGGCCGCGGGCGCTGGGCTGTCGGTGGCATCGATCTACTACAGCCAGTCGATGCTGGGGGTGATGGGGGCCACCATCGGGGCCTCGGACACGGCGGTGGGCTTCGTGCCCACGCTCACCCAACTGGGATACGCGCTGGGCATCCTGCTGCTGACGCCTCTCGGCGACCGCTTCGACCGGCGCCGCATCATCCTCATCAAGGCCGCCCTGCTGAGCGGGGTGCTGCTGCTGGGCAGCGTCGCTCCGGGCATCGGCCTGCTGCTGGCGGTGAGCTTCGCCATCGGCCTGACGGCGACCCTGGCGCAGGACATCGTGCCGGCCGCCGCGACCCTGGCCCCCGAGCGCGAGCGCGGCAAGGTGGTCGGCACGGTGATGACCGGCCTGCTGCTCGGCATCCTGCTCTCCCGCGTCATCAGTGGTGTGGTCGCCGAGCACTTCGGCTGGCGCGCCATGTACCTGATGGCCTCCGCCAGCGTGGCCCTGATTGGCGTGGCGGCCTGGCGCGGCCTGCCGCGCTTCCGCCCGACCAGCACGCTCTCGTATGGCGCCCTCCTCGGTTCGCTCACCCGCCTCTGGAGCAGGCACGGCGCCCTGCGCCGGGCCGCGCTGGCGCAGGGCCTGCTCTCGGTGGGCTTCAGCGCGTTCTGGTCCACCCTCGCGGTGATGCTGCATGGTGCACCGTTTCACCTGGGCAGCGCGGCCGCCGGTGCCTTCGGCCTGGCCGGTGCGGCGGGGGCGTTGGGCGCGCCGGTGGCGGGCCGCATCGCGGACCGCTTCGGCCCCGAAGTGGTCACGCGCCTGGGCGCCGGACTGACCGCCCTCTCGTTCGCCACGTTGTTTGCGTCGCCGTGGCTCGAACCGAACGCACGGCTGTGGCTGCTCGCCGCCAGCGCGATTGGCTTCGACCTCGGCGTCCAGATGACGCTCGTGGCGCATCAGACGATTGTCTTCGGCATCGACCCCGCAGCGCGCAGCCGGCTCAACGCGGTGTTGTTCGTCGGCATGTTCATCGGCATGTCCATCGGCGCGGCGAGCGGCAGCCTCGTGCTGGCCCGGTGGGGATGGGTGGCGGTGACGCTGCTGGCGACTGCCTCGGCGCTGGCGGCCTTGCTGGTCCGCCTGTTGCCGGGAGCACGCACGGCCCGCTGA
- a CDS encoding LysR family transcriptional regulator, with protein sequence MQTFIRIVDAGSLSSAAAQMGTTQPTVSRRLQALERSLGLRLLQRSTHAMKLTEDGVRCYERAKELLANWEMFEADLRGASDEPEGTLRVVVPHAFGQQLLVEPLTEYLNRHTRVSVEWLLHDRAVDFIADGIDCAIHVGEVHDPSVVAIRVAEVPRIVVAAPSVLAGVPVPTHPDELARLPWLSLRTFYRNELSLTHVATGEVQPIVFQPRLSTDSLYALRSAAVKGLGVCVGSAWVLNEDIVRGRLLHLVPHWRAAPLPMYLLYPYARFHPARLRRFVELMKETIPSALAVATHAG encoded by the coding sequence ATGCAGACCTTCATCCGCATCGTCGACGCCGGGAGCCTGTCCTCCGCCGCAGCGCAAATGGGCACCACGCAGCCGACGGTGAGCCGCCGGCTCCAGGCGCTGGAGCGCTCGCTGGGGCTGCGGCTGCTTCAGCGCTCCACCCATGCGATGAAGCTCACCGAAGACGGCGTACGCTGCTACGAGCGCGCGAAGGAGCTGCTTGCCAACTGGGAGATGTTCGAGGCCGACCTGCGTGGCGCGAGCGACGAACCGGAGGGCACGCTGCGCGTCGTGGTGCCCCATGCGTTCGGGCAGCAGTTGCTGGTGGAGCCGCTGACGGAGTACCTGAATCGCCACACGCGGGTATCGGTCGAATGGCTGCTGCACGACCGGGCGGTGGACTTCATCGCGGACGGTATCGATTGCGCAATCCACGTCGGCGAGGTGCATGACCCCAGCGTGGTGGCGATCCGCGTGGCCGAGGTGCCACGCATCGTCGTGGCCGCGCCGTCGGTGCTGGCGGGCGTACCCGTGCCGACCCATCCCGACGAGCTCGCACGGCTACCCTGGCTGTCGCTGCGCACGTTCTATCGCAACGAGCTATCGCTGACCCACGTGGCCACCGGCGAGGTCCAGCCCATCGTCTTCCAGCCGCGCCTGAGCACGGACAGCCTCTACGCTCTCCGCAGCGCCGCGGTGAAGGGCCTCGGCGTCTGCGTAGGGTCGGCCTGGGTGCTGAACGAGGACATCGTGCGTGGCCGGCTCCTGCACCTGGTGCCGCACTGGCGGGCCGCGCCCTTGCCGATGTACCTGCTCTATCCGTATGCGCGGTTCCACCCGGCGAGGCTGCGCAGGTTCGTGGAGTTGATGAAGGAGACGATTCCGTCGGCCCTGGCCGTGGCAACGCACGCGGGCTGA